The following are encoded together in the Trichomycterus rosablanca isolate fTriRos1 chromosome 19, fTriRos1.hap1, whole genome shotgun sequence genome:
- the ccnq gene encoding cyclin-Q codes for MQALRSGQVSERWYRDEENPAAAGESSTETKTHFRVCRFIIDAGVKLGMRSVPVATACSLYHKFFQSASLEVYEPYLVAMSCIYLAGKVEEQHLRTRDIINVCHRYFQPGCDPLELDEKFWELRDSIVQCELLILRQLNFHVSFEHPHTYLLHYLLSVRSLLNRHAWSRTPIAETAWALLKDSYHGPVCVHHQPQHLALTVLYLALHTYGVQVPSGEKEWWQVLCEDLTKSQIEAIMTDLLQLYDMEAKCI; via the exons ATGCAAGCTCTGAGATCAGGACAGGTCTCTGAAAGGTGGTACAGAGACGAAGAGAACCCAGCAGCTGCAGGAGAGTCCAGTACTGAGACTAAAACACACTTTAGAGTCTGTCGCTTCATCATCGATGCTG GAGTGAAGTTGGGTATGCGGTCTGTTCCTGTGGCCACAGCATGTTCTCTTTACCACAAGTTTTTCCAGTCAGCAAGCTTAGAAGTCTACGAGCCATATTTAGTAGCCATGTCATGCATCTACCTTGCAGGCAAAGTGGAGGAGCAGCATCTTAGAACAAGGGACATTATTAATGTCTGTCACAg GTATTTCCAGCCTGGTTGTGATCCACTGGAGCTGGATGAGAAGTTTTGGGAGCTACGAGACAGCATAGTGCAGTGTGAACTTCTTATTCTCAGACAACTGAACTTCCATGTGTCATTTGAGCATCCACATACG TACCTGCTGCACTACCTGCtgtctgtgcggagtttgctgAACAGACATGCCTGGTCTCGGACCCCTATTGCTGAAACAGCCTGGGCTCTGCTCAAAGACAGTTACCACGGACCAGTGTGTGTGCACCATCAGCCTCAGCACCTTGCCCTTACCGTGCTGTATCTTGCACTGCACACTTACGGAGTTCAGGTTCCCTCAGGAGAAAAGGAGTGGTGGCAG GTTTTGTGTGAGGACCTAACAAAAAGTCAGATCGAGGCCATAATGACTGACCTGCTTCAGCTCTATGACATGGAGGCCAAGTGCATCTGA
- the cfap126 gene encoding protein Flattop, which produces MSSSFSANQYDSAFKSNKLQNWTQPKSFKERPSVTQGHTTFIATDQGHLLSDVKRGSAWSSFKGTWDLPKRIPPVNINPTARSQEGQERLRAWSQRLLSSATGMPSECYGDNRANRTPHEENTNDNQLHEEVSAPDGLVPEMERPVSQESQASSRPATQQSQVHSRPASQGRPVESRPASQHCQANSRPASQGRPVESRPASQQSQAHSRPASQGRPVESRPASQHCQANSRPASQGRPVESRPASQQSQAHSRPASQGRQVESRPASQQSRAHSRPTSQKSQAKSEPTTQPNHVEPRSASKQSQA; this is translated from the exons ATGTCGTCAAGTTTTTCCGCGAATCAG TATGACAGCGCGTTTAAGTCGAATAAACTGCAGAACTGGACACAACCAAAGTCCTTCAAAGAG AGACCGTCTGTGACACAAGGTCACACCACATTTATAGCTACAGATCAAGGACACCTGCTTTCTGATGTGAAG CGTGGAAGTGCGTGGTCATCATTTAAGGGAACCTGGGACTTACCAAAGCGCATTCCTCCAGTCAATATAAATCCTACAGCACGCTCACAGGAGGGCCAGGAGCGCCTCAGAGCTTGGTCACAGCGCCTGCTCTCTTCAGCTACTGGCATGCCTAGTGAATGCTATGGAGACAACAGAGCCAACAGAACTCCTCATGAAGAG AACACAAACGACAATCAGCTGCATGAGGAAGTTTCTGCTCCAGATGGGCTAGTACCTGAAATGGAAAGACCTGTGTCTCAAGAAAGTCAAGCTTCCTCTAGACCTGCAACTCAACAAAGTCAAGTTCATTCTAGACCTGCATCTCAAGGACGTCCAGTTGAGTCGAGACCTGCATCTCAACATTGCCAAGCTAATTCCAGACCTGCATCTCAAGGACGTCCAGTTGAGTCTAGACCTGCATCTCAACAAAGCCAAGCTCATTCCAGACCTGCATCCCAAGGACGTCCAGTTGAGTCGAGACCTGCATCTCAACATTGCCAAGCTAATTCCAGACCTGCATCTCAAGGACGTCCAGTTGAGTCTAGACCTGCATCTCAACAAAGCCAAGCTCATTCCAGACCTGCATCCCAAGGACGTCAAGTTGAGTCGAGACCTGCATCTCAGCAAAGCCGAGCTCACTCTAGACCAACCTCCCAGAAATCCCAGGCAAAATCAGAGCCAACCACCCAGCCAAACCATGTTGAGCCTCGTTCAGCCTCTAAGCAAAGCCAGGCTTAG